A single genomic interval of Eleutherodactylus coqui strain aEleCoq1 chromosome 3, aEleCoq1.hap1, whole genome shotgun sequence harbors:
- the LOC136619826 gene encoding actin nucleation-promoting factor WASL-like, with translation MDNGSVYYTPKESLTGRAQKGKLNKLDIGSPTNFQHVTHVGFNAVPDFDASSEMELKTLFNVAGVKEEHLQNQEEPHRIFSVLQKTGGMAAVRKQTRRMTSVDRSSMRTRLRNVSSSSIASSKRPSCLDRDFPHAAKISTILERGSPLHLPSLSKVPPPMETPPPPFSLFPSMRPLPHKPPYLAELSQSFSPSGNSSVGRYSRKRSIPSQPLPAENIGKTPSPLLPVAQGVGSKINSPPLPPSILGHSCPPSTINVVSLPPSLLPYIDGSSDTTSCVPTNFPSSIPCTQPPIEQDVESPPLYAKFNSKAIALCNPKECSRNTDPTSAAIPPPPPPPPVTFKKQSPENPLFNRSELLFASQIKETNNSAFKLHEDFASSKELEQQTNPAIFLDQIKQGVQLKCVTQTVKSENSECVNITTALMDVIKRRHKAIQSSDEDEAEEEDWED, from the exons ATGGATAATGGTTCAGTTTATTACACACCAAAGGAGTCCCTTACAGGGCGAGCTCAAAAAGGAAAGCTGAACAAATTGGACATTGGCTCACCCACTAACTTTCA ACATGTTACCCATGTGGGGTTTAATGCTGTGCCTGATTTTGAT GCTAGTTCAGAAATGGAGTTAAAGACGTTGTTCAATGTGGCAGGTGTCAAAGAGGAACACCTTCAAAATCAGGAAGAGCCACATAGAATATTTTCTGTACTACAAAAGACAGGTGGCATGGCAGCTGTGAGGAAGCAGACACGAAGAATGA CGTCCGTGGACAGGTCGAGCATGCGTACTAGACTCCGTAATGTGTCGTCTTCCAGTATAGCCTCATCTAAAAGACCAAGTTGTCTTGACCGGGATTTTCCCCATGCTGCAAAAATATCAACAATTTTGGAACGCGGTTCTCCACTCCATCTTCCATCTCTGAGTAAAGTGCCGCCACCTATGGAAACTCCTCCTccacctttcagcctcttcccaTCAATGAGGCCCCTTCCTCACAAGCCGCCATACTTGGCTGAATTATCTCAAAGCTTTTCTCCATCGGGTAACTCTTCTGTGGGTCGCTATTCAAGGAAAAGATCCATCCCATCACAACCTCTTCCTGCTGAAAATATAGGGAAAACTCCATCCCCTTTGCTTCCAGTTGCACAAGGTGTTGGTTCAAAGATTAATAGTCCTCCCCTTCCACCATCTATTCTTGGCCATTCCTGTCCCCCCTCTACAATAAATGTGGTTTCTCTACCCCCATCACTTCTTCCTTACATTGATGGCTCTTCAGATACAACCAGTTGTGTACCTACCAATTTTCCTTCATCTATCCCATGCACCCAGCCACCTATCGAACAAGATGTTGAATCCCCTCCACTATATGCCAAATTTAATTCAAAGGCTATTGCCTTGTGTAATCCCAAAGAATGTTCGCGAAACACAGATCCCACGTCTGCTGCTATAccacctcctccaccccctcccccagtcACATTTAAGAAACAGTCTCCTGAGAATCCCCTCTTTAATAGATCTGAGCTCTTATTCGCTTCGCAAATCAAGGAAACCAATAACTCTGCATTCAAACTTCATGAAGATTTCGCTTCTAGTAAAGAACTTGAGCAACAGACTAATCCTGCTATCTTCTTGGACCAGATCAAGCAAGGAGTCCAGCTGAAATGT GTGACCCAAACTGTGAAATCTGAAAATTCAGAATGTGTCAACATCACCACAGCATTAATGGATGTCATTAAAAGAAGGCACAAGGCTATACAGTCCTCGG ATGAAGATGAGGCGGAGGAAGAAGACTGGGAAGACTAA